In Entomomonas moraniae, one DNA window encodes the following:
- the putA gene encoding trifunctional transcriptional regulator/proline dehydrogenase/L-glutamate gamma-semialdehyde dehydrogenase, whose amino-acid sequence MASTTLGVKLDDNARQRLKEAAKRIDRTPHWLIKQAIFSYLEKIEQGASIDELLGIHASAEIDDELPTSTIKNVLQPFLEFAENIHSQSLLTASITAAYRRPEPEIIPLLLEQTRFSEDDSKSVHTMAFDIANKLRNQKTASGRAGLVQGLLQEFSLSSQEGVALMCLAEALLRIPDKSTRDALIRDKISKGNWQPHLGKSQSMFVNAATWGLLITGRLTSTHNETKLTSSLNRIIGKSGEPLIRKGVDMAMRMMGEQFVTGETIGEALANASKFEAKGFRYSYDMLGEAALTKKDADDYFISYEQSIHAIGKASNGRGIYEGPGISIKLSALHPRYSRAQYDRVMNELYPKLLSLTLLAKQYDVGINIDAEEADRLELSLELLEKLCFDTSLVGWNGIGFVIQAYQKRCPYVIDYVIDLARRSRHRLMIRLVKGAYWDSEIKRAQELGLEGYPVYTRKCYTDISYLACARKLLAVPEVIFPQFATHNAHTLSAIYHIAGKNYYPGQYEFQCLHGMGEPLYEQIVGKISEGKYNRPCRIYAPVGTHETLLAYLVRRLLENGANTSFVNRVADQNISINELIEDPVQTIEKLTEQEGKMGLPHPRISLPENLYGNSRTNSKGIDLSNENRLASLSSALLNSVTEQWVASPILGSDVTLGNSQPILNPANNHDVVGQVYEACEQDVEVALTCAESAFPIWQATPSIERASILERIADQYELNMQTLIGIIVREAGKTYSNAIAEVREAIDFLRYYAEQVKDNFANATHRPLGTIVCISPWNFPMAIFTGQVAAALAAGNTVIAKPAEQTPLIAAQAIRIMLAAGIPKGVLQLLPGTGETVGAKLTADPRVKGIMFTGSTDVAKIINKSIAGRLDEHGHVIPLIAETGGQNAMIVDSSALVEQVVIDVLASAFDSAGQRCSALRVLCIQEDIADRTLEMLKGAMNEYQLGNPELLSVDIGPVIDHEAKANIDKHIENMRVKGNKIYQAAIYNNQTISQGTFVVPTIIELNQLKELKREIFGPVLHVIRYNRNDLDNLLTQINELGYGLTLGIHTRIDETISKVIKKAEVGNIYVNRNIVGAVVGVQPFGGEGLSGTGPKAGGPLYLYRLLATKPDNAAFDALIRYDELNLPYEDVGKEALSETVNTFAHWLESNNITDIADLAKQFYAQSQSGTLRILSGPTGERDTYELQARKEILCLATNEQDLLIQLAAIIAIGAKAIIADPVAELLTKPLPEKVLTSIKRIKDWAIENSHYDAVLYHGDSDQLIEVSRKVASKEGAIASVHGLSQGSTNIPLERLSIERSISVNTAAAGGNASLMTIS is encoded by the coding sequence GAGTTACTAGGTATTCATGCATCTGCTGAAATTGATGATGAACTTCCTACATCAACAATTAAAAACGTATTACAACCCTTTTTAGAGTTTGCTGAAAATATTCACTCGCAATCACTGTTGACCGCTTCAATCACCGCAGCTTATCGCCGCCCTGAGCCTGAGATCATCCCTCTTTTACTCGAACAAACACGTTTTTCAGAAGATGACTCAAAATCAGTACATACCATGGCATTTGATATTGCCAATAAATTAAGAAATCAAAAAACAGCTTCTGGTCGCGCCGGTTTGGTGCAGGGGTTGTTACAAGAGTTCTCACTTTCATCTCAAGAAGGTGTAGCCCTCATGTGCTTAGCCGAGGCACTTCTCCGTATCCCTGATAAAAGCACACGTGATGCACTAATTAGGGATAAGATCAGCAAAGGTAATTGGCAACCCCATTTAGGGAAAAGTCAATCTATGTTTGTCAATGCTGCTACATGGGGATTATTGATAACAGGTAGGCTAACATCTACCCATAATGAAACTAAACTAACAAGCTCACTCAATCGAATTATTGGAAAAAGTGGGGAACCACTAATCCGCAAAGGTGTGGATATGGCTATGCGAATGATGGGAGAACAATTTGTAACGGGTGAAACCATTGGAGAAGCGTTAGCTAATGCTTCTAAATTCGAAGCTAAAGGTTTTAGATATTCATACGATATGCTGGGCGAGGCAGCTCTTACTAAAAAAGATGCGGATGATTACTTTATATCTTACGAGCAATCTATCCATGCTATAGGGAAAGCCTCTAATGGTAGAGGCATCTATGAGGGACCAGGAATCTCTATAAAATTATCAGCCCTACATCCTCGCTATAGCCGCGCTCAATATGATCGTGTAATGAATGAACTTTATCCAAAACTACTTTCATTAACGTTACTAGCCAAACAATACGATGTAGGCATTAATATTGATGCTGAAGAAGCCGATCGCTTAGAGTTATCTCTCGAACTTCTTGAAAAACTATGCTTTGACACTAGTCTAGTGGGTTGGAATGGAATAGGTTTTGTCATTCAAGCCTATCAAAAGCGCTGTCCTTACGTGATTGACTATGTGATTGATTTAGCACGTCGTAGCCGTCATCGTCTTATGATTCGTTTAGTGAAAGGTGCCTATTGGGACAGCGAAATAAAACGCGCCCAAGAATTAGGACTAGAAGGTTACCCAGTTTATACCAGAAAATGCTACACCGATATTTCCTACTTAGCTTGTGCGCGTAAACTACTTGCTGTACCTGAAGTGATTTTCCCTCAATTTGCAACTCACAATGCCCACACGCTGTCTGCTATTTATCATATTGCAGGTAAAAATTACTATCCTGGTCAATATGAATTCCAATGCCTACATGGCATGGGTGAACCGCTTTATGAGCAAATTGTAGGTAAAATATCAGAAGGCAAATACAACAGACCCTGTCGTATATATGCTCCTGTAGGCACTCATGAAACACTACTCGCTTATTTGGTACGACGTCTGCTAGAAAATGGTGCAAACACATCATTTGTTAACCGCGTAGCTGATCAAAATATTTCTATTAATGAGCTTATTGAAGACCCAGTTCAAACAATTGAAAAATTAACCGAACAAGAAGGCAAAATGGGACTGCCACATCCTCGTATTTCGCTCCCAGAAAATTTATATGGAAACAGTCGTACTAACTCAAAAGGGATTGATTTATCCAATGAAAACCGTCTAGCCTCACTTTCAAGTGCACTACTTAATAGTGTTACTGAGCAGTGGGTAGCCTCCCCTATTTTAGGGTCAGATGTTACTTTAGGTAACTCACAACCAATCTTAAACCCTGCCAATAACCATGATGTCGTTGGGCAAGTATACGAAGCCTGCGAACAAGATGTGGAAGTTGCACTAACCTGTGCAGAATCTGCTTTCCCTATTTGGCAAGCAACCCCATCTATTGAACGAGCGTCTATTTTAGAGCGAATAGCCGACCAATATGAGCTGAACATGCAAACACTTATTGGTATTATAGTTCGAGAAGCGGGTAAAACATATAGCAATGCAATTGCTGAAGTCAGAGAAGCCATCGATTTTCTTCGTTACTATGCTGAACAAGTAAAAGATAATTTCGCAAATGCTACACACCGTCCCTTAGGAACTATTGTGTGTATTAGTCCTTGGAACTTCCCTATGGCCATATTTACGGGGCAAGTTGCTGCGGCACTAGCTGCTGGCAACACCGTTATCGCTAAACCTGCTGAGCAAACACCACTGATTGCTGCTCAAGCTATTCGCATAATGCTAGCAGCAGGTATTCCAAAAGGAGTATTACAATTATTACCAGGAACTGGTGAAACAGTAGGTGCTAAATTAACAGCAGATCCACGTGTCAAAGGTATTATGTTCACAGGCTCTACCGATGTAGCCAAAATTATCAACAAGAGCATTGCAGGGCGCTTAGACGAGCATGGTCACGTTATACCATTGATCGCGGAAACTGGCGGACAAAATGCAATGATTGTCGATTCCTCTGCCCTCGTTGAACAAGTCGTGATAGATGTGCTTGCCTCCGCTTTTGATAGTGCTGGGCAACGTTGCTCAGCGTTACGAGTGCTTTGTATCCAAGAAGATATCGCAGATCGAACTTTAGAAATGCTTAAAGGTGCAATGAATGAATATCAATTAGGAAACCCTGAACTACTTTCTGTTGACATTGGTCCCGTTATTGATCATGAAGCTAAAGCGAATATTGATAAGCATATAGAAAATATGCGAGTCAAGGGCAATAAAATTTATCAAGCTGCTATTTATAATAACCAGACAATTAGCCAAGGCACATTCGTGGTACCTACTATCATTGAACTTAACCAACTCAAAGAGCTTAAACGAGAAATTTTTGGCCCAGTACTTCATGTCATTCGCTATAACCGCAACGATTTAGATAACTTACTGACACAAATTAATGAGCTAGGCTATGGTTTAACCCTTGGTATTCACACACGTATCGATGAAACCATCTCAAAAGTCATTAAGAAAGCTGAGGTGGGCAACATCTATGTTAATCGCAATATTGTAGGTGCGGTTGTTGGCGTTCAACCTTTTGGTGGCGAGGGACTTTCAGGAACAGGCCCTAAGGCTGGCGGCCCTCTTTACCTATATCGGTTATTAGCTACAAAACCTGATAATGCAGCCTTTGACGCTCTAATACGTTATGATGAGCTTAATCTACCCTACGAGGATGTTGGTAAAGAAGCTTTATCAGAAACAGTGAACACATTTGCTCATTGGTTAGAAAGTAATAATATCACTGATATTGCAGATCTAGCCAAACAGTTTTATGCACAATCACAATCAGGTACACTACGTATTTTATCGGGCCCCACAGGTGAGCGTGATACTTATGAGCTACAAGCAAGAAAAGAAATACTCTGCCTAGCCACCAATGAGCAAGACTTATTAATACAGCTTGCCGCCATTATAGCCATTGGCGCAAAAGCTATAATTGCCGATCCAGTAGCAGAGCTATTAACAAAACCATTGCCTGAAAAAGTACTCACCTCTATTAAACGTATTAAAGACTGGGCAATAGAAAATAGTCATTACGATGCCGTACTCTATCATGGCGACTCTGATCAATTGATTGAAGTATCTCGCAAAGTGGCTAGTAAAGAAGGGGCTATTGCAAGTGTACACGGCTTAAGCCAAGGTAGTACAAACATCCCCCTAGAACGCTTATCAATTGAACGATCAATTAGCGTAAACACTGCTGCTGCGGGAGGTAATGCAAGCTTAATGACTATTAGCTAA
- a CDS encoding HNH endonuclease family protein, with the protein MSSKNSIEHVFPQTPETEYHLFDGDLDSFGNLALLNTSQNSSYGDKLFLEKKILFDKCGAIDSLKLWKIFQKASWESKDIKEHQKEMIHQLKTHYQAKFSADE; encoded by the coding sequence ATCAGCTCTAAAAATTCTATTGAGCATGTCTTTCCACAAACGCCCGAAACTGAATATCATTTATTTGATGGTGATTTAGACTCATTTGGTAATTTAGCCCTACTTAATACTAGCCAAAATTCCTCTTATGGTGATAAATTATTTTTAGAAAAGAAAATACTTTTTGATAAGTGTGGGGCTATTGACTCATTAAAACTATGGAAAATTTTTCAAAAGGCTTCATGGGAGTCAAAGGATATTAAAGAACATCAGAAAGAGATGATACACCAACTTAAAACGCACTATCAGGCAAAGTTTTCAGCAGATGAGTAA
- the csrA gene encoding carbon storage regulator CsrA, with translation MLILTRKVGEALMVGDDVNITVLGVKGNQVRIGVSAPKEVAVHREEIYQRIQKEKNQADSGKESE, from the coding sequence ATGTTAATTTTAACCCGTAAAGTTGGAGAGGCTTTAATGGTCGGCGATGATGTGAATATCACCGTATTGGGCGTTAAAGGTAATCAAGTTAGAATCGGTGTGAGTGCACCTAAAGAAGTAGCTGTGCATCGTGAAGAAATTTATCAACGCATTCAAAAAGAAAAGAATCAAGCAGACTCAGGTAAAGAATCAGAGTAA
- a CDS encoding aspartate kinase has product MTLIVQKFGGTSVGSVERIQQVAQKVKKFRENGIDLVIVLSAMSGETNRLIGLAKQVSNRPNLRELDMMVSTGEQVTIALLCMALEELGIPAKSYTGAQVRIQTDSAHTKARILSIDEHRIKADLKEGKVVVVAGFQGVNEYGDITTLGRGGSDTTGVALAAALKADECQIYTDVDGVYTTDPRVAPKAKRLDKITFEEMLEMASLGSKVLQIRSVEFAGKYNVPLRVLHSFKEGNGTLITIDEEVSVEQPIISGIAFSRDEAKLTIRGVPDTPGVASNILGPISAANIEVDMIIQNISRDGTTDFTFTVSRSDYQSALDILNETAKKISAREVAGNLDIAKVSIVGVGMRSHAGVASRMFEVLAKEGINILMISTSEIKISVLIQEKYLELAVRSLHTAFELDAPEKTLD; this is encoded by the coding sequence ATGACATTAATTGTACAGAAATTTGGTGGTACTTCTGTTGGTTCAGTAGAAAGAATTCAGCAAGTAGCACAAAAAGTTAAAAAGTTTAGAGAGAATGGTATTGATTTGGTTATTGTTTTGTCTGCTATGAGTGGTGAAACTAACCGCCTAATAGGTCTAGCAAAGCAAGTTTCAAACCGACCAAATTTGAGAGAGTTGGATATGATGGTATCTACAGGAGAGCAAGTTACTATTGCTCTTTTGTGTATGGCATTAGAGGAGTTGGGTATTCCTGCAAAATCTTATACAGGTGCTCAAGTTCGTATCCAAACAGATAGTGCTCATACAAAAGCACGTATCCTTAGTATTGATGAGCATCGCATAAAGGCAGATTTAAAAGAGGGGAAAGTTGTTGTTGTAGCCGGTTTCCAGGGTGTAAATGAATATGGCGATATAACAACATTAGGGCGTGGTGGATCTGATACAACAGGCGTTGCTTTAGCCGCTGCATTAAAGGCAGATGAGTGTCAGATTTATACTGATGTCGATGGCGTTTACACTACGGACCCCAGAGTTGCTCCCAAAGCAAAAAGATTAGATAAAATTACTTTTGAAGAAATGCTAGAAATGGCTAGTTTAGGCTCAAAAGTTTTACAGATTCGTTCTGTTGAGTTTGCAGGTAAATACAACGTCCCACTACGTGTATTACATAGTTTTAAAGAAGGGAATGGTACCCTTATTACAATTGATGAAGAGGTTTCTGTGGAACAACCTATTATTTCTGGAATAGCTTTTAGTCGTGATGAGGCTAAACTAACAATTCGTGGAGTCCCAGATACTCCAGGAGTGGCCTCTAATATTTTAGGTCCTATTAGTGCTGCAAATATTGAAGTGGATATGATAATTCAAAATATCTCACGCGATGGCACAACTGATTTTACGTTTACAGTATCTCGTAGTGACTATCAGTCTGCTCTTGATATCTTAAATGAAACAGCCAAGAAAATATCTGCACGTGAAGTAGCAGGTAATCTTGATATTGCAAAAGTATCTATTGTTGGTGTAGGGATGCGTTCTCATGCAGGTGTTGCTAGCCGTATGTTTGAGGTTTTAGCCAAAGAAGGCATTAATATTCTTATGATATCAACATCAGAAATTAAAATTTCTGTATTGATTCAAGAAAAATATTTGGAGTTGGCGGTTAGGTCATTGCATACAGCATTTGAACTAGACGCTCCAGAAAAAACATTAGATTAG
- the alaS gene encoding alanine--tRNA ligase gives MKSAEIREAYLRFFEGKGHTRVSSSSLVPQNDPTLLFTNAGMNQFKDCFLGGEKRAYSRATTSQKCVRAGGKHNDLENVGYTARHHTFFEMLGNFSFGDYFKKDAISYAWEFLTSAQWLSLPKEKLWVTVYQEDNEAYDIWTKQIGIPEERMIRIGDNKGAPYASDNFWTMGDTGPCGPCTEIFYDHGADIWGGVPGSAEEDGDRYIEIWNVVFMQFNRTADGVLHPLPAPSVDTGMGLERISAVMQHVHSNYEIDSFQQLLKAAAKAIGCAHDNNPSLKVVADHIRSCSFLIADGVLPSNEGRGYVLRRIIRRACRHGNKLGATGAFFYKIVSALVAEMSVAYPELLENQAHIERVLKTEEEQFAKTLEQGLRILEQDLANLENNIIPGEVIFKLYDTYGFPVDLTNDIARERSLVLDEDGFQLLMKEQQARAKSASQFTVDYNSLLKVDTLTEFTGYDYLADEGNIVTLIKDNEIVDELKEGDEASIILNKTPFYAESGGQCGDSGYLFSDDVRFEVTDVTKVKQAFLHHGKLVRGNIHSGMSLKAVVDINVRKATALNHSATHLLHAALRKVLGDHVHQKGSLVDSQRLRFDFSHFEALSPKQIAELEKIVNDQIRLNTQVQTKTTNIDTAKEMGAMALFGEKYGDEVRVLSMGNGFSIELCGGTHAERTGDIGVFKIINETGIASGVRRIEAMTGEVAFNHLTEADNDLKQAAQLLKGTKETFFEKLRGVIDHSRQLERDIEQLKLKLASSAGNDLASQVKEIKGIKTLSVKVDNQDNKALLVLLDQLKNKLGSAIILLASEHEGKALLVAGVTEDLSNKLKAGDLIKLACVAIEGKGGGRPTMAQGSGTRVAKIDDALASIATYVEDTLG, from the coding sequence ATGAAGAGTGCAGAAATTCGTGAGGCTTATTTACGGTTCTTTGAGGGAAAAGGACATACTCGAGTTTCTTCAAGTTCATTAGTGCCACAAAATGATCCTACCTTACTTTTTACCAATGCGGGGATGAACCAGTTTAAGGACTGTTTCCTTGGTGGTGAAAAGCGTGCCTACTCACGTGCAACCACTAGCCAAAAATGTGTAAGAGCTGGTGGTAAACATAATGATTTAGAAAATGTGGGTTATACTGCACGCCATCATACTTTTTTTGAGATGCTTGGTAACTTTAGCTTTGGTGATTATTTCAAAAAAGATGCTATTAGCTACGCATGGGAGTTTTTAACTTCTGCGCAATGGCTCAGCTTACCTAAAGAAAAGCTTTGGGTAACGGTCTATCAAGAAGATAATGAAGCTTATGATATTTGGACAAAACAGATAGGCATCCCCGAAGAGCGAATGATTCGTATCGGTGATAATAAAGGTGCACCATACGCCTCTGATAACTTCTGGACCATGGGTGATACTGGCCCTTGTGGCCCTTGTACTGAAATTTTTTATGACCATGGTGCCGACATATGGGGAGGCGTGCCAGGTTCAGCTGAAGAAGATGGTGACCGCTATATAGAGATTTGGAATGTCGTTTTCATGCAGTTTAATCGGACAGCGGATGGCGTACTACATCCACTTCCTGCGCCAAGCGTTGATACTGGAATGGGCTTAGAACGTATTAGTGCGGTTATGCAACATGTACATTCAAATTATGAAATTGACTCATTTCAACAATTATTAAAGGCTGCTGCAAAAGCTATTGGTTGTGCCCATGATAATAATCCATCTTTAAAAGTGGTGGCTGATCATATCCGTTCTTGCAGTTTTTTAATTGCTGATGGTGTCCTCCCATCTAATGAGGGGCGTGGTTATGTTTTACGCCGTATTATTCGACGTGCATGCCGACATGGTAATAAATTAGGCGCGACTGGAGCCTTTTTCTACAAAATTGTTTCAGCACTCGTTGCTGAAATGTCAGTAGCCTATCCTGAGTTACTTGAAAATCAAGCGCATATTGAACGTGTCTTGAAAACAGAAGAAGAACAATTTGCAAAAACCCTCGAGCAGGGGCTACGTATTTTAGAGCAAGATCTAGCTAATTTAGAAAACAATATCATTCCAGGTGAAGTGATTTTCAAACTTTATGATACTTACGGTTTTCCTGTTGATTTAACCAATGATATCGCACGAGAAAGATCGCTTGTTTTAGATGAAGACGGCTTTCAATTACTAATGAAAGAGCAGCAAGCACGTGCAAAATCAGCTAGCCAATTCACGGTTGATTACAATAGCCTTTTGAAAGTGGATACCCTAACAGAGTTTACAGGGTATGATTATTTAGCAGATGAAGGCAATATTGTTACTTTGATCAAAGATAACGAGATTGTTGATGAGTTAAAAGAGGGTGATGAGGCCAGTATCATCTTAAATAAAACACCTTTTTATGCTGAGTCAGGTGGTCAATGTGGTGATTCTGGCTATCTATTTTCAGATGATGTACGGTTTGAAGTAACTGATGTAACTAAAGTTAAGCAAGCTTTTTTACACCATGGTAAATTAGTGCGTGGAAATATTCACTCGGGAATGTCTCTCAAAGCTGTTGTCGATATTAATGTGCGTAAAGCAACGGCTTTAAATCACTCAGCTACACATCTCTTGCATGCCGCATTAAGAAAAGTTTTGGGTGATCATGTCCATCAAAAAGGTTCTTTAGTCGATAGCCAACGACTACGTTTTGATTTTAGCCATTTTGAAGCATTATCACCTAAACAGATCGCTGAGTTAGAAAAAATTGTTAATGATCAAATTCGTTTAAATACACAAGTTCAAACCAAAACAACCAATATTGATACTGCAAAGGAAATGGGTGCGATGGCTTTATTTGGTGAGAAATATGGAGATGAAGTTCGAGTCCTTTCGATGGGGAACGGTTTCTCCATAGAGCTCTGTGGTGGTACTCACGCTGAACGTACGGGTGATATAGGTGTATTTAAAATTATTAATGAAACAGGTATTGCTTCAGGAGTAAGACGTATTGAAGCAATGACCGGAGAGGTGGCGTTTAACCACTTAACTGAAGCAGATAATGATTTGAAACAGGCTGCTCAGTTACTTAAAGGGACTAAAGAGACGTTCTTTGAAAAACTGAGAGGGGTGATTGATCATTCTCGTCAGCTAGAAAGAGATATTGAGCAGTTGAAACTTAAGTTGGCCTCATCAGCAGGTAATGATTTAGCCTCTCAAGTTAAAGAAATAAAAGGGATAAAAACATTATCAGTTAAAGTTGATAATCAAGATAATAAAGCATTATTAGTCTTGCTAGACCAACTTAAAAATAAATTAGGTTCCGCTATTATTTTATTAGCGAGTGAGCATGAAGGTAAAGCTCTTCTTGTTGCTGGTGTGACAGAAGACCTTTCTAATAAATTAAAAGCAGGGGATTTAATAAAGCTAGCTTGTGTGGCTATAGAGGGTAAAGGTGGTGGTCGACCAACCATGGCACAAGGTAGTGGCACGCGTGTTGCGAAGATAGATGATGCATTAGCATCAATTGCGACTTATGTAGAAGATACTTTAGGATAA
- the moaA gene encoding GTP 3',8-cyclase MoaA: MLTDDFGRTIDYLRISVTDRCDLRCSYCIPKGFRNFEVPKNWLTFDEIKRVVTAFSKLGTRHFRLTGGEPLLRKNFTELAYDLSQITGVEDLSVTTNGTQLAKYADSLYKAGVQRLNVSLDSLRQECVEEISGCDSLNKVLTGLKVAKEVGFEKIKINMVPLPNQNINDIENMIEFCIEHHFVLRLIEAMPMGVTGQNTQYVDLQKVITELKTKFNLTPSVKVMGSGPARYWQTPNQEFSLGLITPMSQHFCATCNRVRLSVDGTLYMCLGQNNSIHLRPLLRDNCTDEELESTIKQAIKLKPEAHNFLDNPTQIIRIMSATGG, translated from the coding sequence ATGTTGACCGATGACTTTGGAAGAACCATTGACTACCTAAGAATTTCTGTAACAGATCGCTGCGATCTACGTTGTAGCTATTGTATACCTAAAGGATTTAGGAATTTTGAAGTCCCCAAAAACTGGTTAACCTTTGATGAAATAAAACGAGTGGTCACTGCTTTTTCCAAGCTTGGTACCCGTCACTTTCGTTTAACGGGAGGAGAACCCCTGCTACGAAAGAACTTCACCGAGCTTGCCTATGATTTATCACAAATAACAGGTGTTGAAGACCTATCTGTAACAACCAATGGAACCCAACTCGCTAAATATGCTGATAGCTTATATAAAGCAGGTGTACAGCGCTTAAATGTTAGCCTCGACTCGCTACGCCAAGAATGCGTTGAAGAAATTAGCGGTTGCGATAGCCTCAATAAAGTACTAACAGGTTTAAAGGTCGCCAAAGAGGTAGGATTTGAAAAGATTAAGATCAACATGGTGCCCCTACCCAATCAAAATATCAATGATATTGAGAATATGATCGAGTTTTGTATAGAGCATCATTTCGTACTAAGATTAATTGAAGCGATGCCGATGGGAGTAACAGGACAAAATACTCAGTATGTTGATTTACAAAAAGTTATCACGGAACTTAAGACAAAGTTTAATTTAACGCCCAGTGTAAAGGTTATGGGAAGCGGCCCTGCAAGATACTGGCAAACACCTAACCAAGAGTTCTCTCTAGGATTGATTACACCGATGTCTCAACACTTTTGCGCTACGTGCAATCGTGTCAGATTATCCGTTGATGGAACACTTTATATGTGTTTAGGCCAAAATAACAGTATTCATTTACGGCCATTATTACGTGATAATTGCACAGATGAAGAATTAGAATCTACGATTAAACAGGCTATTAAACTAAAACCTGAAGCGCATAATTTTTTAGATAATCCTACACAAATCATACGCATCATGTCTGCTACTGGCGGCTAA
- the mog gene encoding molybdopterin adenylyltransferase, with amino-acid sequence MQQIKIGLVSVSDRASQGVYEDKGLPSLKEWLDAAVINPKIYIEHLIPDEQALIEKTLIELSDKEGCSLILTTGGTGPYPRDVTPDATLAVADRLMPGFGEQMRQVSLYFVPTAILSRQLGVIRKNSLILNLPGRPTAIKETLEGVRNKEGEIVVHGIFSAVPLCVDAIGGPFIETNPEVCKAFRPKQ; translated from the coding sequence GTGCAACAAATAAAAATAGGTTTAGTATCAGTTAGTGATCGTGCTAGCCAAGGTGTTTATGAAGATAAAGGGCTACCTAGCTTAAAAGAATGGTTAGATGCAGCCGTTATTAATCCAAAAATATATATTGAGCATCTGATTCCTGATGAGCAAGCATTAATTGAAAAAACATTAATCGAATTATCAGATAAAGAGGGCTGTAGTTTAATTTTAACTACAGGGGGGACAGGTCCGTATCCTCGAGATGTTACGCCCGATGCTACATTGGCTGTGGCAGATAGATTGATGCCAGGTTTTGGCGAACAAATGCGTCAGGTAAGTTTGTATTTTGTGCCTACAGCTATATTATCAAGACAACTAGGGGTTATTCGTAAAAATAGCTTAATTCTTAATTTGCCCGGTCGACCTACAGCAATAAAAGAAACACTCGAAGGCGTAAGAAATAAAGAGGGTGAAATTGTTGTACATGGGATTTTTTCAGCTGTACCCTTGTGTGTTGATGCAATCGGTGGGCCTTTTATTGAGACAAATCCTGAAGTTTGTAAAGCTTTTCGACCTAAACAATAA